In Methanocalculus alkaliphilus, a single window of DNA contains:
- a CDS encoding type II toxin-antitoxin system HicB family antitoxin: MLVLFETTCEDGYWSACAIGFSIFTDGKTFEELLKNIEEAVLLYFEDEIKPDEQITIETRTIHQVHHVATSSGC, encoded by the coding sequence ATGCTGGTGCTATTTGAAACTACCTGTGAAGATGGATACTGGTCAGCCTGCGCTATCGGATTTAGTATTTTTACCGATGGAAAAACATTCGAAGAGCTGCTGAAAAACATTGAAGAAGCCGTACTGTTATATTTTGAAGATGAAATAAAGCCTGACGAACAGATCACGATAGAGACCCGGACCATACACCAGGTGCATCACGTTGCCACATCTTCCGGTTGTTAG
- a CDS encoding DegT/DnrJ/EryC1/StrS family aminotransferase produces MIPIAQPDLGDEEVEAATAVIRSGMLASGPKVAAFEEAFAGYCSTQHAIATSNGTTSLHAGMLAAGIGPGDEVIVPAFTFFATASSVLMCGATPVFADVDPITFTIDPISVAEVITQKTKAVMGVHLFGQPFDLNALQEICSDHTLMLFEDAAQAHGAEYQGRRAGSFGTFGSFSFYPTKNMTTGEGGMITTNDPEIARKARLYANHGQSEKYLHTLIGYNYRMTNIAAAIGLVQLGRLEQYTDRRRENARYYDTHIRVPGIITPAVMPGVRHVYHQYVIRVTDERPLSRDDLMVYLKDNGIGTAVHYPIALPDQPVFADYKTKCPVARTLAKSVLSLPVHPRITMKECEMVCHALNKITG; encoded by the coding sequence TTGATACCGATTGCACAACCTGACCTTGGGGATGAAGAGGTCGAAGCAGCCACAGCGGTGATCCGATCCGGCATGCTCGCCTCAGGCCCGAAGGTGGCTGCATTTGAAGAGGCATTTGCCGGATACTGCAGCACACAACATGCCATCGCAACCTCAAACGGAACCACATCGCTTCATGCCGGGATGCTCGCCGCCGGGATCGGACCCGGCGATGAGGTGATCGTCCCTGCCTTCACCTTCTTTGCCACCGCCAGCAGTGTTTTGATGTGCGGAGCAACTCCTGTCTTTGCGGATGTTGATCCAATAACCTTCACCATCGATCCTATATCGGTGGCAGAGGTGATCACACAAAAAACAAAAGCGGTGATGGGGGTTCACCTTTTTGGACAGCCATTTGATCTCAATGCACTCCAGGAGATCTGCTCTGACCACACACTCATGCTCTTCGAGGATGCCGCCCAGGCGCATGGGGCTGAGTATCAGGGGCGGAGGGCAGGAAGCTTTGGAACATTTGGCTCCTTCTCCTTCTATCCGACAAAAAATATGACGACCGGAGAGGGTGGGATGATCACAACAAATGATCCGGAGATCGCACGCAAGGCACGGCTTTATGCAAATCATGGCCAGAGCGAGAAGTATCTCCATACCCTGATCGGCTACAACTACCGGATGACCAATATCGCAGCAGCTATCGGGCTGGTGCAACTTGGCAGGCTCGAACAGTACACTGATCGACGAAGGGAAAACGCTAGGTACTATGATACTCATATCAGAGTCCCCGGCATCATCACCCCCGCAGTGATGCCCGGAGTCCGGCATGTGTACCATCAGTATGTCATCCGGGTGACTGATGAGCGCCCCCTCTCAAGGGATGACCTGATGGTGTATCTCAAAGATAACGGCATCGGAACCGCGGTTCATTATCCGATTGCACTCCCTGATCAGCCGGTCTTTGCCGACTACAAGACAAAATGCCCGGTTGCCCGGACTCTCGCAAAGAGCGTACTCAGTCTTCCGGTACATCCACGGATCACAATGAAGGAATGCGAGATGGTATGCCATGCTCTTAATAAAATCACCGGATGA
- the asnB gene encoding asparagine synthase (glutamine-hydrolyzing), whose protein sequence is MCGIAGQFVIDGDQIDSDLLHRMSATLAHRGPDGDGIYISDRIGLTHRRLAIIDLSGAGHQPMSNAEETLWIVYNGEIYNYKELREELKNLGYIFRSESDTEVILHAYAAWGKECLSRFNGMWAFALWDNMKGELFCSRDRLGIKPFYYAVNNGSFFFASEIKGLRENPAIGRRPNEARLSDFLAWSLADHTDETFFDGIFQLLPGHAMTVTAEGVGEPAAYWNLSMNPALQSREIHDEEAAGGFLDLMTDAIRVHLRSDVPVGTCLSGGLDSSTLTVLINRILNEEDPEKGNKLQNTFSACFSDKRFDESEYIDIIAEDTEVKSHPTYPGTETIWEDLDHLLSSNDEPFASLTIYSQYCVMREASKRVKVVLDGQGADELLGGYIAYHVPHIRGLLQAKRPLLALSELFGILRHHRSFFWSALHQVLVRKKRRGLICNVRPDPLPRYQGTLGETLLVDLTRANLPYMLHWEDRTSMAFSIESRVPFLDYRIVEYLASLPEDQKIRNGITKYILRKATKGLLPEAIRCRMDKRGFSTPEEIWMRGAMQPGILAILTSPSFAQRPYWNADEVLASYREFVDGRSSYSGEIWRIICTELWLRRSIDTPGQGIKGKGYLIKEIN, encoded by the coding sequence ATGTGCGGCATTGCAGGGCAGTTTGTCATAGATGGGGATCAGATCGACTCTGATCTCCTCCACCGGATGTCCGCAACCCTCGCCCATAGGGGTCCGGACGGTGATGGAATCTATATCAGTGACCGTATCGGTCTTACCCACCGCCGCCTTGCCATCATCGATCTCTCCGGGGCTGGGCATCAACCAATGTCAAATGCCGAAGAGACCCTCTGGATCGTCTATAATGGCGAGATCTATAATTATAAGGAACTCAGGGAAGAACTGAAGAATCTCGGATACATATTCCGTTCAGAATCTGATACCGAGGTTATCCTCCATGCATATGCAGCGTGGGGCAAGGAGTGCCTCTCCCGATTCAATGGAATGTGGGCATTTGCACTCTGGGATAATATGAAAGGAGAGCTCTTCTGCTCGCGGGACCGCCTCGGGATTAAGCCATTCTATTATGCCGTCAACAATGGATCGTTCTTCTTCGCCTCCGAGATTAAGGGACTGCGGGAGAACCCCGCAATAGGGAGACGGCCAAATGAGGCGAGGCTCTCTGATTTTCTTGCATGGAGTCTAGCCGATCATACAGATGAGACTTTCTTTGACGGTATCTTCCAGCTCCTCCCCGGCCATGCCATGACAGTGACAGCAGAGGGTGTCGGGGAACCGGCGGCATACTGGAATCTCTCGATGAACCCTGCATTGCAATCGAGAGAGATACATGATGAGGAGGCGGCCGGGGGTTTCCTCGATCTTATGACCGATGCGATCAGGGTACATCTCAGATCAGATGTACCGGTTGGCACATGCCTTTCAGGGGGTCTTGACTCATCGACACTGACTGTATTGATCAACAGGATTCTGAATGAAGAGGACCCGGAAAAAGGAAATAAACTCCAGAATACATTCTCTGCCTGCTTCTCTGACAAACGGTTCGATGAGAGCGAGTATATCGATATAATTGCAGAGGATACAGAGGTGAAATCACATCCAACCTATCCCGGAACAGAGACCATCTGGGAGGATCTCGATCACCTCCTCTCCAGCAACGACGAGCCGTTCGCCAGTCTCACCATCTACTCCCAGTACTGTGTCATGCGTGAAGCAAGTAAGCGGGTCAAGGTCGTCCTCGATGGGCAGGGGGCAGATGAGCTGCTCGGTGGGTATATCGCCTACCATGTTCCGCATATCCGTGGTCTTCTTCAGGCGAAACGTCCTCTTCTGGCTCTTTCCGAATTATTTGGTATTCTCCGCCATCACAGGAGCTTCTTCTGGTCTGCTCTCCACCAGGTTCTGGTTAGAAAGAAACGTCGTGGTCTGATCTGCAATGTACGTCCTGATCCCCTGCCCCGATATCAGGGGACACTTGGCGAAACGCTGCTTGTCGATCTCACCCGTGCCAATCTCCCGTACATGCTCCATTGGGAAGACAGAACCTCAATGGCCTTCTCCATCGAATCCCGGGTTCCATTCCTCGACTATCGTATCGTCGAATATCTTGCATCCCTTCCCGAGGATCAGAAGATCAGAAACGGCATAACAAAGTACATCCTACGAAAGGCAACAAAAGGCCTCCTCCCAGAGGCGATCAGATGCCGGATGGATAAACGGGGCTTCTCAACACCCGAGGAGATCTGGATGAGGGGGGCGATGCAGCCCGGCATCCTTGCGATCCTCACCTCCCCTTCATTCGCCCAACGCCCCTACTGGAATGCAGATGAGGTGCTTGCAAGCTATCGTGAGTTTGTTGATGGACGCTCTTCCTATTCGGGGGAGATCTGGCGGATCATCTGCACCGAACTCTGGCTCAGACGGTCTATCGACACGCCCGGACAGGGAATAAAAGGAAAAGGATATTTGATTAAAGAAATAAATTAA
- a CDS encoding type II toxin-antitoxin system HicA family toxin, translating to MPHLPVVSSTDIIRVLTTLGYSFVQQRGSHIKMAKKTERGNHIIIIPFRKEQQKRTLNSIFHDIADHNNMTKQEIINLFL from the coding sequence TTGCCACATCTTCCGGTTGTTAGCAGCACGGATATCATCAGAGTCCTAACAACACTTGGCTATTCTTTTGTCCAACAACGCGGAAGTCACATCAAGATGGCTAAAAAAACCGAACGGGGAAATCATATTATTATCATTCCATTCCGAAAAGAACAACAAAAACGAACATTAAATAGTATCTTCCATGATATCGCAGACCATAACAATATGACGAAACAAGAAATTATTAATTTATTTCTTTAA